The following is a genomic window from Aphis gossypii isolate Hap1 chromosome X, ASM2018417v2, whole genome shotgun sequence.
acctctataatgcaccaaggatattcacttttccatcggaaaccacccccgaagtttgaaattgaagcattatttcgactagttatgttgtacacagacacaaaaaaaaaaaaaaaaaaacatgcatcattgtaaaatcaatacattcatcactccgttcagaatctaaaatttagtaattataatatctttaaaagaCGTGATGTCGTGATATAGTAtggaaattaagtaaaatgccattttataatattacaaatatctatgatgacaattaataaaatcaattgtaaTGTTAAATACTAAGTCAACATATTgttgatacattattaattactgtaaATACTGTAGTGGTtacttaattgtatttatttacgtaTACTTCTACGTCCTGTCAAatagttaaacataatatgttgactaagtatttaacattatacaattgatcttatttgtcattataggtatttgtaatattataaaatggcattttacttaatttccatattatatcacgtattttaaagatttaatcattactaaatttttttttttaacttagctTTTTTTTACTTGGAGTTATAACGAAGTGTTTTTGGTGTGAtatcaactatttttaatgatatgtgTTAATTATCtggtattctataataataataataataatctttaataacCACTGGCCTTCtggctaatttattttttccataattataatgtagacATCTTTTCCCCCTCGAGGCCAGCGTTCAATATACTTGTTTACATATTGTTGCATTTAATCCATTTCTTATTGTGTTGaataattgatgtataatGGGCTTGAAACATAGATGGACCAAATGGCAAATCACAAAATTTAGAGTGAATGATTGGCCATCGActaatagtacaataatataatataatataatatatatattataataattgcaacTAATAGTCAAGAAATGGTTTGTTTTTGCAATTGTCAGTTGTCACCATagagtaataactaataatattgttcgtgCGTCGTCGTAGTAGATCGTCGCTGCTGCCGCCGCGATGAGAGTAGTGGGAATGTATAAGCGGAGGGTCGGGGGatatttacgatattttcGTTCCCCGACCCACTGCTTATCCATTCCCACTGTTCCGTACGCAAAATCGGTCTTAAAAGTACTTGagcatttttgtttataacttaCAAAGTTACAAACTATCTAACCAATCTGCTAGCGAATTCCTCTGCATGTTCCCACCTGCACAATATTTCTGATCGATTGATACCTCAtacatattactttatatgTTCAGCCGTGTGCCCTGTAGAGCTTGGCAATTAATTGACATAAATTAGGACgatttttcaatgttaaaacTCGGTGTCCTGTTATTATATGTTAGTGGCTACTccgctattttttttttacttagtttCGCGccggatattatataattcacattacaattaaacaaagataaaacaataataaaaataaattaatatgttatgtctATGGGTGTGTGTATGTGGATCGGTGGCGGTGTGACCGTGAATTAAGGCCTACTATCACGGCGGCGCATACATCACCTTTGATTTCCACTGAGAACATAATCTCCTCTCTACAACCAGAATGACAGGTAggtgtaatatttttcacaaatatttcaaaatccaGCTTTAGTTGTCTACCCAAGTAGTTGgtagtataaatactataaattaggTAACTAATGGAAAGTGCccatctataattttttattttgaaataccaTACATTGATGgggtatttgaattattatttgaaaaacagatTGGCTTTGATAAAGATATATGGGGATAGAATGTACAAtgcataacatatttaatttttaatttggaaaaaCGTGGTGTAGAAATTGCTTGTTTACCATACAAgaaactatacaaaaaaaaagttttcacaTCATATTATTCTGGTTAAACAAAGCATAGTGCAGGTGTCCCACAgagtttcttataagttactcttattttaaaaatcgtcaaaaatatttataagcgtttaaagttcaaatttttacgaaatatgtcaaaatcacgaatatttgtaaattattttgtagttaaaaatttataaaaaaatgttatataagtatctaagagttgaaaatttaatacaagattttccataaatttagcataaaataattaggtataaaagaagttgagcgttggtcaattaaaaaatgttaaatttttactaaatccaaaattcactcgtaaaataacgatttacaatcaaataattttatatttttgttatagttaaaaattactagtcatagaaacttgaaatataCACCAGTTGTTTGAATTGTCATTTTTTGTATCtacaagatttaattttggggTATTTAGgtcaataaaacataaaccttgtttttggtttttggcGCAGTGTACACTTACCTCTGAACAGTCCTTTTCAGTCTTATGAATCACATAATTCTTCAGTTGAAGAAGTACTTTCAATTCATTCTCCTCATTCCTTTATCCTGTGTGGAGACTATAATTTTCCTAACATCAACTGGGCTTCTGATAACATAGAGTTTGTTGCAACAGGCGCTTTAACTCCTTCACTTTCCTATCTGGCAGACTCTTTTTCGCTGAATAACTTTTTAGTGTAATTCTGTCTTAAACTTCTTTGGTAGTCTTCTTGATCTTGTTTTTGCCAGCTCTAATGATATCACTGTGTGTAACGCTGAATTACCTCTTGTTCCGGTTGATTTGTATCACTCTCCTTTATCAACTTTTCCCCCTCTCCAAACGACCTTAATTCTCTGATTCTGTCTCTTATCTAGACTTCAAGAATGTAAGCTATCTTGACTTACAAGAGTTTTTTCTATCAATCAATTGGAATGATACTTTTTCTCAGTATAATGCTAATGACAGTGCAACCgtgtttaatgattttatacttcACTGTATCGACCTTTTTGTTCtcctaaaaactaataaaacttCTTAGTTTCCTCGCTGAGCCTCTAAAGAGCTAAAAAGCttgatttctaaaaaaaaattgttcatctCAGTTATAAAAGAACGTCTCTTCCGGATGATTACAACAAATTCTCTGAATTAAGAGCTAATTGCAAGCGCCCCTCTAAGTTTAACTACCTGGTTCTTATTAATACTACTCAGTTCAGCTTTCTCAATTTCCTCGTGGTTTTTGGAAATATGTTTGTGATTAAAAGAAGTATGCTTTAATCCCTCCTAATGTCTATTATAGTGTAACCGGGATTATTTACCCCCGTGAAATTTTACCTCCCGGCGAAAAATTCTGGGGGTAAAATATcactagatatattattttaatagtttaacatgaatattttacaaattataggttaatttattattagtaggaactatgttaaatttgtttatttacttctcaaattaactatactaattaactatactaattagttttttttttaatttttgaaatgtgtataaaatataatgaaaaaaaaaagttaaattatctaaataataaaaataatcaaaacaatgaaaaatacaaagtaaaagtaataaacatataaattaataatttgtgattGTCAGGTAAATATCATCATCCTGaaagcaaataatattataagataactGAAATGTAGTAATAGTGtacttataagtttaaaatactttacttGTTTATCAAAACCAgctatttttttcactttcaaCACAACTTCAAAGTGGttagaatttttatgtttgaggTATATTGCCATTTTGTTGTAGTCTGGTTTAGTTGATAATTACAACGAATGTGAAAATCGTAACCATTGATTTGCCGTGAAGGAATATATATCTGCACTAAGAAATGCAGCAGTAAAGTGCATTTCTACTTCAGTGGCCCAAACTTTGTCACTTTCCAtattacttttacttttacttttacttttacttttacttttagtCATATAATTCTGGGTGTTCGAAAAATCATCTACttttttgttatgatttttcataaaCTGTATTATTAGTTTCCTAATTTCAGAGTGTTGCACTTCAGTTCCTGTGAAACACAACGAAATCGCTctgaaaaaacaataaccatCAGGTATAGTTGAAGCACATACATTGGGAAAATGAAGAATACTGTTTCTTGTCGTTTTAAAAGCATCGTTTTGAACATAAGCCGGGTTCATTATTTTGCACTGTTCTTTTTgccacttattatttataggatgAAAACGAAATTTTGATccatctgaaaaaaaatacatattttgttgtcTTGTGGTTGTATTGTTTCtgcagatatttttaaattcggtTCTTCTATTGCCACTATTGGTTTATCTGTATCCGATGTGTATctatcttgtttttttttttaaagattttcatGGATCCTTTAGtcgaataatgttttatatttgaaataggaTGTTgcttttgaattaattttcctttcattgtttttaaaatgcataaatatgtaaattatccGATTTTCGTACTTAACCTGTAACATActgatataggtattatataagaaaagttttaaaatatgtgaaattaTTTGGTTACAACAGAGacaacaataagtaataacgcaTATCAGCCTACTCCACGGGGACAACAAATAGGcagtattaggtattataaataaaaagtaaaataaataatagttgtgAGTACGACTTAGTCaaaaagtgtattttttaccatatattagataatgtaagaaaaaaaataatacatggcTTGAAtgcttgataaaataatatacaatttaccgATGACATTTGTAAAtcaacaaacaattattataaacctaaCTTTCTTTATTACaagttttgtattaataagtttttattatatttgtcttgtcattagaattataatgttcaaaaacgGTTTGCGGTTTATAACATCCGGAATGGCGGGTGCGCAAAAAATACGACGAGCATGCAACTTACCTACTGTCGCGATAAATGGGTTCGGACGAATAGGCAAATGTGTACTCCGGTTGGCCATCCAGAATAACGTAAATGTGAGTCTCGGCCCCGAtggattataatacatacttatttatCCATAAAAACAATTGGAGTATTGGACCAATACACACATAATTTGTCTTTATCGTTAGTTGTTtgactatatatatgtatatatttttattgtcaggTCGTTGCTGTGAACGAGCCACGTGCCGATGCAGCGGCGATCGCCCACTCGTTCAAATACGACACGGTTCATGGGACGTTTCAAGGGAAGGTCTGCGTACTCGGGAACAGTCTTGACATAaatggttataattataaaactattttgatattgccaagataataaaaattgatgtcGACATAACcgaatattacttttattaatgtgTACATTTGTATTCTACAGGCAATGTCTTGAAAGTGTATGGAGAAGAAAACCCAGAAAAGATCAAGTGGAATGAATTACCAGTAGATTACGTGATTGATTCGACTGGAAGGTTCACTGAAGTCAGTACGGCCAAGGTACGTGAAATATAAAGAACATTTTACAatgagatataatattatatacagtaaaacCTCTCTGTCCATAACGAAATCGCGTGGGACCAACAATTTTTTCCGTATAAGGaggtagaattattttatattatttcaattgggACTATTGAAATTTTTCGTTATAAGAATGATTCCGTCTAATAAAGAAGTTTTATGGTATTTATCTTAATactctttataataaaatttgtcttTATAGAAtagatatttctattatttatactaccaagtacttattaattatagtacgCTATAAAATACATGGCTAGTTCTGTTCTACAATAATCTAGTACTCTACTgacatagttattatatttttagaaacacATGGCTGCGGGAGTGAAAAAGGTTATTATCAGCGCGCCGAGCAAAGACGCGCCTATGTTCGTAAAAGGCGTCAATTTCAATGACTATAAAAAGAGTATGACGGTGGTGTCAAATGCGTCGTGCACGACTAACTGTGCGGCACCgttgttgaatattataaacaaaaagttcGGTGTAGAACACTGTCTGTTGACCACAGTTCATGCCATGACATCTAGCCAGGCTGTCCTTGACAGAATAAAAGACGTGAgaagcttttttttataacatgataaattatcacaatattatctattttatcaaCTTTTCTGCTTCGTTTTAATACGAATGTCATGGTGTACCTGTTTGGGTAACTGCTTACGTAACTATGTCAAAACTATTCAAAAGTAAGTAATAGAAAAAAcatgtatatgaaaaaaataaaaatatgtttactgttttctattaaattaactaaaaaccaAAGTTAACAATTATGGGTAAACTGTGACTGCGAATAGTTGTAAACTATAGAATAGTCTGTATGAGACgattttattggtatattgcatctatattgtgtaaaattatGAACCACTTACAACAAGTGTAACATTTACCAcacataatagataaataatatcaccaaaatatcattaataaaaattaaaaagtactaTTTTTGGAGGTTTTATTAGGGTTGAGTTAGAATATcagacgataataataatctaataatattagaatatcatATCCTTATCACAGTTTAGATACTcattatgtttttgattttgcGTGTTAGAGATCAGCTCCTGGAAATATTGTGCACAGCTCGACGGGCGCTGCGAAAGCCGTGGGAATTGTCATTCCAGAACTAAAAGGGAAAGTAACCGGTGATTCAATAAGAGTACCCACACTGGACGTGTCGCTTCTAAAACTTTACATAAAGTAacgttttatgtattatacttctaTCGTATAGATCAGTATTTCTCAACCTAGGGGTCGCGATAACCTTAACTAGGGCTCACGTaagtcaacaataataaatcgataatttacaaaataaacatttttatttaaaattttttattgaataaaaaaaatacttatacctGTAACAAGTTTGAATTAGGTACTGCACATGGTGTTTGTAAGTGGTGTATTTCCTTTGgttaatgatatgatatttttatcgtttaaatttgtacttaatatacaTAGGGGGTCACGAAgtgatttatcatattttatacctattttgggGGTCACGACTCTAAAAAGGTTGAGAAACACTGGTATAGATCATTAAATAGTCAAAGTGAAATATAATGTGAGAGCTACGCATGtgggtaaaatataatatgaaaaaaagagggaagtatttttttagtattcatGCAATCACGTTTGTGAGTCGCaaactatgaaaatatatacttattttgtttcttaataaaaagTGTCTAGGGATACTTATGCAACGAAtgtttcaaattgttattttttttttgtttacttttttttttatatgtatatgacagCATTAAAAATCCCGCGAAACTAGAAGAAATCAAGTGTGCGATCTGGGAAACTGCGACATTATGCGACAATGACGTGTATTCCTACATTGAAGATAAGACAAAAATCGTAAGCTCTGATCTTGTTGGCCACCAATATTCGACCATAGTTGATTTCAACCAAGTGTCGGTCATGGGCGACAAATTCGTGACGATTGGTGCATGGTATGACAACGAGATGGGCTATTCTAAAAGACTTATAGATCTTTTCAATCACATGGTGAAAGTGGATAAAGATATAGCcgataagaaataatattatctatcatGGATGGTTTAAGGCGttatgatagtttttttttgttcataccCATAGCCATGACGTGgtgtttctttaaataaatattacattattcgtATAGTatgttgtacctattattaattattcgataacaatttataaaattttaatattaattaatttattatttatgtagctaaagtttaatttgaatttaatgcaatgttacttatttattttatttatataattttaaatgggtCAGGTCTAATTGCAAAAAGTTGTGTATAAAAACAGTTGTGCATATTTAAAGCAGGGTCGCAGGGTATACATTTGcgtacataaaattttaaattgtaatttttggcCCGCAAGGCACATGCACATGGCCCGCTCGGCCacatcacaaaaaaaataaaaattatattaaaataattaattaatatgtaaatattattatagttgataaATGATTGATTGATAACGTCTTTATAATCACAAAACAACCGTTGTTTGATTATTACTAGTAACCACaaattttactgtttattCTGTGCATATCTATTGTATtgctttata
Proteins encoded in this region:
- the LOC114130423 gene encoding uncharacterized protein LOC114130423 — encoded protein: MFKNGLRFITSGMAGAQKIRRACNLPTVAINGFGRIGKCVLRLAIQNNVNVVAVNEPRADAAAIAHSFKYDTVHGTFQGKVCVLGNSLDINGNVLKVYGEENPEKIKWNELPVDYVIDSTGRFTEVSTAKKHMAAGVKKVIISAPSKDAPMFVKGVNFNDYKKSMTVVSNASCTTNCAAPLLNIINKKFGVEHCLLTTVHAMTSSQAVLDRIKDRSAPGNIVHSSTGAAKAVGIVIPELKGKVTGDSIRVPTLDVSLLKLYINIKNPAKLEEIKCAIWETATLCDNDVYSYIEDKTKIVSSDLVGHQYSTIVDFNQVSVMGDKFVTIGAWYDNEMGYSKRLIDLFNHMVKVDKDIADKK